DNA sequence from the Staphylococcus epidermidis genome:
TTAATATACTGTTCTCTTTCCCATTCGGATACTTGAGTTCTATAGTAATCCCATTCAATCGATTTTGAGTTAATAAATTGATTGTAAATATGATTACCTAATGCGTTTTTAATTGATTTATTTTCACGCATTGCTTTTAACGCAGTGTATAAAGTTGAAGGTAAGTCTTGGATACCAACCGCTTCTCGTTCTTCACGATTCATTTCGTAGATATTTTGGTTTACAGGTTCTGGAACCTCAAGTTTATTCTCAATTCCATCTAACCCTGCTTCTAAGATTGCTGCTAATGCCATGTACGGGTTAGCTGCAGGGTCAACTGAGCGTACTTCAATACGAGTTGATAGACCTCTAGATGTTGGAACACGTACTAAAGGTGAACGGTTTTTACCACTCCATGCAATATAACATGGTGCTTCGTAACCTGGTACAAGACGTTTATATGAGTTGACAATTGGATTACATACTGCAGTGAATCCTCTAGCGTTTTTAAGGACACCAGCTGTAAATTGATATGCAGTATCAGTCAATTGTAAATCACCTTCAGGATCAAAGAACGCATTCTCTTTTCCTTTAAATAGTGATACGTTGAAGTGCATACCACTACCGTTTACACCAAATAATGGTTTTGGCATAAATGTTGCATGTAAATTATGCTTACGTGCAATTGTTTTAACAACTAGTTTAAATGTTTGGATATTATCACATGCTGTAACGGCATCTGCATATTTAAAGTCAATTTCATGTTGACCTGGCGCTACTTCATGGTGGCTTGCTTCAATGTCAAAGCCCATATCTTCTAATTCTAAAACGATGTCACGGCGACAATTTTCACCTAAATCTGTAGGAGCTAAATCGAAATAACCACCATCATCGTTTAATTCTAATGTAGGTTCGCCTTTTTCGTCTAATTTAAATAAGAAAAATTCTGGTTCAGGCCCTAGATTAAAATCAGTAAAGCCCATATCTTCCATTCTTCTTAATACACGCTTCAAGTTAGCTCGTGGATCACCTTCAAATGGTGTACCATCTGTTTTAAATACATCACAGATTAGTCGTGCAACTTTTCCTTGTCCAGCAGTCCAAGGGAAGATAACCCAAGTATCTAAATCAGGATGTAAATACATATCTGATTCTTCGATACGAACGAAACCTTCAATAGATGAACCATCAAACATCATTTCATTATCTAATACTTTTTCTAATTGACTTACTGGAACTTCAACATTTTTAATAGTCCCTAAAATATCAGTGAATTGTAATCTTAAATATCTTACGTTTTCTTCTTCAGCAAATTTACGAATATCATCTTTTGTAAAACTACGTTTTGGCATGGTATAAATCCTCCAATTTCATTTAATAAATCGAGATAAATCGCCGCGATTTATTGGTAATGTTTCACTACGTGGTTTCTGCGTTGCGTCAACAATCATTCTCTTTCTTGTCTCTTGTTCATCAGTAGTTAAATGCCCTTGCTCATCGAATATAATTTGTTTAATACCTCTAATATTAAATCCCTTTTCGATAAGAGACTTTATTTCTAACAACCTCTCTAAATCGTTCATAGAAAATAATCTCTTATTTCCATCTGTTCTTTCAGGCATCACAAGTTCATGTGTTTCATAGTAACGAATTTGTCTTGGTGATAAATCTGTCAATTTACTAACCACACTCATAGAGAAAACGGCCATGTTTCGTCTGATTGAATCATTAGACATTACTTGAACCTCTCCTCTACTTTTGAACTTGTTATTAATTTAGCATAGTTTTACTTTAATTACAAAATTATGTAAGGTTTTCTGACATAAACCCTCTAAACCTTATTATATCAATGTTTAGTTATTAGTAATTAATTAAAATTAGAAATGAAAATGGCTTATGACACAAAATTTTTTATAATTTTCAGACATTTTATAATGTTTGAAATAAAAAGAGATTGCTTTTCAAAGTATAACTAAGCTTAAAAACTTTTATCTTAGGCGTAACAACTCTAAGAATAAGGCTAGAACATGGTCCATTCTCTCTATACCTATTACTTTTGGGGAGTCGAAAATCTTATCTAAAACAAACTCCTTATAACATCGTTATCATTTATATCATATTTCCTTGATGTTTTAATGAATTATACGAGAATGCTTTTATTCTATATTCTTATATTGAGCCCAACCTTTTATACTTTGATCTCAATCTCTTAAAAATTATAGTAAATTGTTTTCTTGCATATGTTGCACCGCACGTGTAACAGCTAATTTGACATGTTCATAAGTTAAACCACCTTGAACATATGCTTCATAAGGCGGACGTATAGGTCCGTCTGCGGATAATTCAATAGACGAGCCCTGAATAAATGTACCTGCAGCCATGATGACATCATCTTCGTATCCAGGCATATAGCTAGGTTCTGGACTAAAATGTGCGTTAATTGGTGAAGCGTGTTGTATACTTTGGCAAAATGAAATCATTTGCTCTTTGGTCTCAAATTGAACCGTTTGAATTAAGTCTGTACGATAAACATTATATTTAGGGGAGGTCTTCATGTTTATTTTTTCTAATAACAAACTAGTAAACAGTGCACCTTTTAAACTTTGGCTAACCACATGTGGCGCTAGAAAGAATCCTTGATACATTTCTTGTAAAGAATTAAGTGAGGCTCCTGCTTCCTTACCAATGCCTGGTGCTGTTAAACGATAACCACAGCGTTCAATTAAGTCTTGTCTACCAGCAATATATCCTCCAATTTTAGCTAAACCTCCACCTGGATTTTTAATTAATGATCCGGCGATTAAATCAGCACCTACTTCAATCGGTTCTTTATCTTCTACAAATTCTCCATAACAATTATCAACAAAAA
Encoded proteins:
- a CDS encoding MerR family transcriptional regulator, whose product is MSNDSIRRNMAVFSMSVVSKLTDLSPRQIRYYETHELVMPERTDGNKRLFSMNDLERLLEIKSLIEKGFNIRGIKQIIFDEQGHLTTDEQETRKRMIVDATQKPRSETLPINRGDLSRFIK
- the glnA gene encoding type I glutamate--ammonia ligase produces the protein MPKRSFTKDDIRKFAEEENVRYLRLQFTDILGTIKNVEVPVSQLEKVLDNEMMFDGSSIEGFVRIEESDMYLHPDLDTWVIFPWTAGQGKVARLICDVFKTDGTPFEGDPRANLKRVLRRMEDMGFTDFNLGPEPEFFLFKLDEKGEPTLELNDDGGYFDLAPTDLGENCRRDIVLELEDMGFDIEASHHEVAPGQHEIDFKYADAVTACDNIQTFKLVVKTIARKHNLHATFMPKPLFGVNGSGMHFNVSLFKGKENAFFDPEGDLQLTDTAYQFTAGVLKNARGFTAVCNPIVNSYKRLVPGYEAPCYIAWSGKNRSPLVRVPTSRGLSTRIEVRSVDPAANPYMALAAILEAGLDGIENKLEVPEPVNQNIYEMNREEREAVGIQDLPSTLYTALKAMRENKSIKNALGNHIYNQFINSKSIEWDYYRTQVSEWEREQYIKQY
- a CDS encoding aminotransferase class I/II-fold pyridoxal phosphate-dependent enzyme, whose protein sequence is MQDFSNLVEEVENTLIPYFRKIEKRALFNQEKVLNAFHHVKASESDLQGSTGYGYDDFGRDHLEQIYAHTFKADDALVRPQIISGTHAITLALQSTLKNNDELLYITGSPYDTLLEVIGINGNGVESLKEYGVRYNEVELRDGRIDIPKVITAINDNTKVVAIQRSKGYDQRPSITINEIEQAITSIKEVYPNIIIFVDNCYGEFVEDKEPIEVGADLIAGSLIKNPGGGLAKIGGYIAGRQDLIERCGYRLTAPGIGKEAGASLNSLQEMYQGFFLAPHVVSQSLKGALFTSLLLEKINMKTSPKYNVYRTDLIQTVQFETKEQMISFCQSIQHASPINAHFSPEPSYMPGYEDDVIMAAGTFIQGSSIELSADGPIRPPYEAYVQGGLTYEHVKLAVTRAVQHMQENNLL